From Impatiens glandulifera chromosome 7, dImpGla2.1, whole genome shotgun sequence:
TGCAATACCCAAAAGCCAAAatctgatttaaaaaaaataataataataaaataaaattcatgaCATGATCACACTCTGCCATGATTAATTTTACTCCCCAGGCAGGAAGCTAGCAAAAAATTACTACACTCCATATATCTTACATGAACAAGTTAAGAATCACCATGCATTTTCACCATATGCACTGGCTCAGGCCGATACCATCCATTTTATCAGACCATCATGTCGATAACCTCCAAACATCAACTAAATATATGAATTCTTCCTTCATTCATCATCCCCTTGTTTTAGCCCTTTTCATTCCAAGGCTATTGTTGAATGGGGATACAGATCCCCCAGACATTTGAGATCCCCCTGATATTTGAGATCCCCCCTCGTCACGAAGCGTGCCATTCAGCATTGCTAGCTCCCGCAGTTGATGCTTCTTGTAGAAATCGTGCGATTCATTCTGCTACACAATAAAAACAGACCAAGTGAACAATTTTGCATCGCTAGGATTGAAGGAgatatgatttttataaaattaccaCAGGTTCAAGAAGATCTTCAAGTATCTCACGAGCTTGCATTAAACGGGCATCGATTATTTCAACTGGTAATTCAGCCTCAACTAGTATGTGTAGAGGTTCATTCAGATGCTCATATCCTGCTTTTCCTCTCATCATTTCTTCCTGAATTAATTAAGATCCCAACAAAAAAACCCATTCCCCACCAATCAAGATCACTTACTATATTTTTAAGTTCATCGGTTATTCAaaggatcatcatcatcaccatcatGTTATATACCTTAACAGGATCCTTGATACTACCACGTCCTCTGATAAGGACACGACAATCAGTACTGGCTTCAACCCTCTTTATAGAGTTCCCTCTTGGACCAAGGAGCCGACCTACAAAGTTGTACTAAGAAAAAAACATCCAAAATTAGTGCTGAACACAAATCAGACACAGCTAagattaaattatcaaaataaatactACATACATTAGGATACTGGTCAACAGGTATATCAACCCTGATTGTTCTCTTCACTATAAGACCCGATGAGTTTCCCAAGGAACTAAGCCAATTTTGTGCAGACGCTGGCTGCAACATATTAGTGTATCATTGTCGAGTTTCAAGTtttgtcaaataaaaaaatatatatttaaatggttTTGTCCTTTTCTAAGTAAAACTGTTTAACAGTAAACAAACACAATGAAGCATtcactttcttattttttttccttcttgTCACACTGCCTACATGGCAAGCATGAAGAACATAATCAATTAGTTGACTAACATAACTCTTTTCCAATAACTATTTATCGTTAGTCACTCATTAACTCTCACTCCGAatacatattttcttttattgccATAAAAAAGGCAGTTGAACTACTAGTTCATCCTAAACAAGATGAAAAACTATAGGCAACTTCCTAACCATGGGAAGTTCTTCTTCGTGAAAACTATTTAAAAACCTACTAGTATCCTGATGACATAGGTCAAGCAATCATTTATGAATGATGATGGGTTTTCCAGCAAGGTACACTCAAAAGCAATCAAGTCAGAACATGTCAAATAGTGAGTCAGAAAAGCACCGGTAAAAGAGTAAACTTAGCTTGAAGAAGAAGTATGTTATGTTAACAGTTAGTATCCATACTTCTGATTGCAAGGGTGATGCCCATCTGTTCACATTGGCTCCTGCATTTGGAAATATTCCTCCTGAATCCATTGGGCTAGCATGTTCAAACCCACTTTGATCTAAAATTGATGCATTCCCCAACAGAGTGGTTACACGCAATATTTCTGCTCGAAAAGGTCAATTTTCAAGAATAAAATGTACCAGTTAGCATTGGTTAACATATTAGTCAGCAGTCACCATAAAATGGAGAGAGAAATTGACCATCTCTTGGTTTGCTAAAACAACTTTTTCCAATGTGAAACTCAAGCTTCAAAGCATGGTGCCCAGGACAAGACGAGTAATGTTAATgtcaaatatacattttttatatagcTAGAAAATATATGCTTCCATAATAATTTTCATTCCATAGTAATTTAGAGTTAGATCCCTTAGTTGATCTATGATTCAAATCAAGTAGTTAATAAATCAGTATGCATACTGTCAACTCACCACAAGTAAATAAGGTCAGGAAAACAGATTATCATAACTAAGTTACCGATAAGTTATAAAGGAGCAGTCCCAAAAGAGGTCAAATGCAACAAGAAATAGAAAATCAAAAGTAATCTTCAATTGGCACACACATGATTATAGGTTCTATACTAACTTTGGGCAAGCTTCTCAATATGAAGGCTAGCACCAATACAAGTTAAAGTGCACACACCATATGAGGGATGGGAGAAATGAGGAAATGATCATGTCTCCACTGTAACATTTTATCAGTATTTAATTGCTCAAAATGTACTAAAAATGAGAGAGACAAATGAATGGGAGAAAACCCTTTAAGATTCACTGAGATTTTAGAACTGCTGCATGCAATGCTACATTTCCAAACTTACCCTGATTTAACAATCGGCAGCAAAGGGGAAGAATTGGCATAAAGGGGCTAAGTTTCTGTCGCTCTGCAAGTAACTCTGATAGGTATCTGCAGAAAAGAAAGATGAAACAGAATAGCTGATCCAATTACAAAGTGTTCTTCCACATCAGAGACACCATAGAAAAGATAGAATAGAAGATAGTTTGccaaaaaaatgataaagacaTGCTGCAAAGATCAAAAGCTGGCATAAACTTTAAAGCTCTCCTTTTCATAGATAGATCacatctaatatatatttaatacgaGGAATAGAAATCACAACCGAAAAAACTTTAACAATTTCATATCTGACAATACAATATATTACAGTAGCAACTACACATCTGACATCAATCATACAAAGTGGGTAAGTAAATACACAATGTCAAATTCTGACTTAACAATACAATTTAGTTGAATGAATGCTCAAGATTCCAAGAGTCTAGACATCAATTGAAGTAGGAATAATCTTTCAACTCACTACTGAACTCAATTAACATCCTAACAAGTCTATCATTCGATCCCACTTGTACAGAATAAGATCTCACAACTCCCAAGTAAAGACAACATGCATACACATCAACACAACAAAACTAAACAATTCTAAGAGAAACCCATAGTTTTAAATACAGATCAAGAAGAATCAAAGAAGATAAATCCAAAAACCCCAACCAACAAGTTCTCATCTAAAATACAGTGATTCAGCCTAAGATCTAAATACATCTAGTCATAAAACGATTAAGATATGTAAAGAAGATAAAGTAAGAGAGCATACTTCTCCTGCTCAACAAAGGCGGATGCAGCTGAACGAAGACCACCTAAGTGAGGAGAGTGAGGTGCGGAAGGAGACGGCGAGTAAGCCATGTATCTTCCGGACGACATGATTTCCGGCGATGTGGTATCAGATCTTAGCCAGATTGAGCAGTGATGATCTTCGTTCTTGAACAATCAGCGTCGGTGGAAGGGCGTAGAAAGGGAAACCAATAAGAGAGAAGAAGAGTAATTGTTGAAATTCGAAGTCATAAGAGAAGGACAGtattaatattatactcaaCTATAGTCTATAATAGGTCTTACGAGCGCGCGTTAAAAAACCTTATTTTTTACGGTTTTTACCGACACAAGTAACTAACCTTAATATAAATACTACATTGAAATCAGAACTTTATATTGTATTGGTTAGGGTTATTATTTACAATAGATCAAactttatagttttaaaatttatttgaaaaaatgttttgattttgtaagaaaagtaaataaataataagacatgGGACACGGTAG
This genomic window contains:
- the LOC124946080 gene encoding KH domain-containing protein At5g56140-like isoform X1; its protein translation is MSSGRYMAYSPSPSAPHSPHLGGLRSAASAFVEQEKYLSELLAERQKLSPFMPILPLCCRLLNQEILRVTTLLGNASILDQSGFEHASPMDSGGIFPNAGANVNRWASPLQSEPASAQNWLSSLGNSSGLIVKRTIRVDIPVDQYPNYNFVGRLLGPRGNSIKRVEASTDCRVLIRGRGSIKDPVKEEMMRGKAGYEHLNEPLHILVEAELPVEIIDARLMQAREILEDLLEPVQNESHDFYKKHQLRELAMLNGTLRDEGGSQISGGSQMSGGSVSPFNNSLGMKRAKTRG
- the LOC124946080 gene encoding KH domain-containing protein At5g56140-like isoform X2; this encodes MSSGRYMAYSPSPSAPHSPHLGGLRSAASAFVEQEKYLSELLAERQKLSPFMPILPLCCRLLNQEILRVTTLLGNASILDQSGFEHASPMDSGGIFPNAGANVNRWASPLQSEPASAQNWLSSLGNSSGLIVKRTIRVDIPVDQYPNYNFVGRLLGPRGNSIKRVEASTDCRVLIRGRGSIKDPVKEEMMRGKAGYEHLNEPLHILVEAELPVEIIDARLMQAREILEDLLEPVNESHDFYKKHQLRELAMLNGTLRDEGGSQISGGSQMSGGSVSPFNNSLGMKRAKTRG